DNA sequence from the Delphinus delphis chromosome 7, mDelDel1.2, whole genome shotgun sequence genome:
TACTCtcctaaacattcttttttttttttttttaaataaatatttatttggctgtgccaggtcttagctgcggcaagcaggatcttcattgccgcatgcggcatctttagttgcggcatgtgggatctagttccctgaccagggatcaaacccgggccccctgcattgggaacatgaagtcttaaccattgaaccaccagggaagtccctctcctacACATTCTTATTGGCTTTCTTGGCACTTAGCAGTTAGGCCCACttgctaaaaaataaacaagagttGATAGGAGCAAATCTGAAACACCTAGAGTACAAAGTAGGAGTCACTTCAGTGCcttgtttttccttaatatattgaTCAGAAATTGGATGAACCTTCGGGATGCTGAGACAGGGAAGATACTCTGGCAAGGAACAGAAGACCTGTCAGTCCCTGGAGTGGAGCATGAAGGTACTTTCCACCCTTTGTCTGCACAGGGCTGATGACGCAGAGCAGGCCTAGGCATCAGGGAACTGAGTTAATGGAGACCCACCAGGGGACGGGCCTCTGCAGGCATAGCACGTCAGTCCACGTGGTGCTGAGATGTCTAGTTTCTTTCTTATGTTTCTTTCTCCTACTTCCCAAAACCCACCTCGTGCTGAAATTTTAGCATTAGAACATACCCAAAGATACAAAGATCTCAACTTTTTTCTGAAAGAAACTTTGTGTTTTTATCtccctgaaataaaagaaaaaccaagggaacagaatagaaagaaggTTCCCATTCAGCCCCTTTCCTGATAAGAGGAGCTGGGTACGGCCTTTAGATGCACTAAATCTATTGTTCCTTGAAGATCTTTCAGTCAAATGCACTGGACCAGTTTGGGACCTCTGCCTTTAATTAAAGTGTAATTCTGTTACCAAGGCATTTTATGAAATTTAACATAGATAATATACGCTCTAAATCATCTCTAAGAAGCTCCCAGAAatgctttcaatatttctttttctttaccagCCCGTGTTCCCAAGAAAATCCTCAAGTGCAAGGCAGTGTCTCGAGAATTGAACTTCTCTTCAGCAgagcaaatggaaaaattccGCCTGGAACAAAAAGTTTACTTCAAAGGGCAATGCCTAGAAGGTATTCTGCTGCCAACATGCCTGAAATCTGGGCTTAGGGACAAAATCTGGACAGGGACAGAAGTCAAGACCCAGTGAACTAAAGCACTGCTTTgataacatttattttgcaactcaGTTTGTGATAGGGTTCCTACACCCTGGCAGACTGGGGAGCCCTGGcgaaaagaagcaaaaacaaagctGGCAACTACAAGGGGCTCTGAGCCCAACAAAAGGGTTACTGACCCTGGAGGGCCTGAGGGTGGTGCCTGCTTTGTCACTGGCGTGGTATTATAACATGGTCACAAGGAAGCTGCTGGTTAGGGCCTGGTACAGTGCTCTCCATACCGTCTTGTACAGATTTGACTGGCAAGGCCACTCTGCATTGAGTTTTTACCGTGAAGTCTAAGAGTGTACATATGTGTCTTAGAGCTGAAATTCCAAGTGAAAAGGCCTGTTCTGTACTTCCATACTTCCTGGATGTATATAATTTACATCCAGCCTActgctaagaaaatattgctggcCCTAGTGCTTTAGATCCCAGAGCATAGGGAGCAGGCCTCTAGTGTGGTTCAGgggacacagcctgaagggggcttcCATGTCCTTTCTTATGCCTCTGGCCTGGGAAGTTTCTGATGGCTTCAGTGGTGCTTCCTGGGGTAGGAAGAGGCTTGCCCTAAAGGATGGGGACATGGAGCCCTGAGACTCTGCCCAGGGTGCCAGCTCacctgcttttccttcttccttcagaATGGTTCTTCGAGTTTGGCTTTGTGATCCCTAACTCCACAAACACCTGGCAGTCCCTGATAGAGGCAGCGCCCGAGTCCCAGATGATGCCAGCCAGCGTGCTAACGTGAGTGAGCGGGCCGCAGGAACTGTGGAGGTGTCTAGAAGCAGGAATTCCAGGCACGTGGGACTCGTGGTCCCGTTCAACAGGCAGGCAATCTAGGTTGAGAACAAGGGTAAAAGAGTATCCAGTGGTATCCGAAGTTACAGCTTACTGACTTTTGTCATGTGAAAAAGACAGTGTGATAGAATGGAAAGAATTAGAAACGTCAGATTAAACCTTTAGACTAAATTCCTGATTAACCATGactagctgtgtaatcttggacAATGTAccttacctctctgggccttattCTCCTCCTCTCTAAATGTAGAATTAATAGTTATCTCTTACAGAGGTAtagtgaggataaaatgagatgataTGGAAGGAAACtggcatataatatatattaagtcTATGCTAATTGGCTCCCTTTCCTTACTATCAAACTTCTGCTGCTCTGTACTTTGTTTGAATGGCCTTCAGTGGAATCTGGCAAAGTCCTAATTCTGTTTTAGAGGATAATATTTGGTTATAGTTTTTCAGAGACTAGCTTACAATTTTAATAGATATGCCTCCAGCTCAAAGAATAATTAGTTTGTCCTTTGTCCCCAAAAGTCAGTCAATAACTGCCTACCTACCATTTTTCTCTTGGGAAAagattttagtcttttaaaagttttagcaATATTGCCTAGTAACAAATTATTCACACAGATAATTGTGCAATATTGGATCATCTCTTTAAACAGGTCCTTTATGAAAGCCACATTGAATTTGTAAATagaggttatttattttataagtcttgaatagatttttaatttgtataataGTACGTATTTTTATATTCCATCAACCAGTCAGATCTTGAGTTccttatttacctattttataattaattactaGCAAGAAGATATCTGCTGGATATTAATTACCCTGGGAAAGTACAGTGTCATATGTAGAAGGgcattttttagattttattaacCATTATTTGACTTATTCTTGTCCAGGCCTGATTTCTTTCAGGTATTAACACCACTAAGTCTGTGATAACATATTTAGTTTATTTAAGTTATGTCTTACTTTTTAGAACCCCAGAGTAGTACCACTGTTACCTTTAACTTAGTACAGGAGTAGTTTGATTTGGAAACACTGAGATAAccaccaagaaaaatgaaattgcacACTGTATACAATACAGGTGTATTGTTTGAGGTTCTTAAGCCATAAGCCATAGAAACTGACTCTGGCTTACAGGACAGTGTTGAAAGGGTAGGGCCGAGACCTGAGAAACTCGAAAGATGCAGGTGGCAGGAACTGTGGATGGTTTCCTCAAGGAGCAGCTGTGGGAAGGATCTTGCTCAGGGGAGAGAGTCTGATTGGCCCAAATTACATCCTGTGCCCACCCCTTTGCCAGGTGAGGGGGGAGCCACTTGGTTGACCCATGGACTGGAGATAGGGTGGTTCCCCAAGAGAAGAACAGAGTGCTGTTACTCAAAGTGAGGAGAATAGATGCAGGACAGGCCAACCCACAGCTGTCCACCAGAGTAAGTTTTATAGGAGAAGATACGTCCGCAGGTTTCCATGTGAATCAGAAAGTCAGTCATATTTATAGGCACTGCTGTGTGCAAAGCACTCTAAGGGCCTTAGGTATACTGTGGATTAACACTTGCTCCCTCTTATGATTTCTGAACTTGAAGAAGACCTACCTAGTCACATAAGTTAAATGTCATGTTAGACATCTAACCCCATATGGACACAGATTTTAACATCCCCAAGCCAAGGTTATAGGTGGGTGCATGTCCACAGGCCCAGCAGACCCAGATTGAAACCACTTTGTGGAAATGAGATCTGTTGTCTAACACGCTCGCTCTTTCGCCCTCTCTTCttacttatagtggaaatgttaTCATAGAGACAAAGTTTTTTGACGACGATCTTCTTGTAAGCACATCCAGAGTGAGACTTTTCTACGTTTGAGAGAAGAATATGTGTGCATTTcaagaattcatttttttagggggaaggaggaaactgtttacttttttcctctATACATTTGATTTTTGACACTTCCACCCCTAATTCCCTCTACGGCAAAACCCACCTGCAGCCACCAGGGGACCAGCTCTGTGTAGGTAACCAGATGGCTTTTTTCTCTCAAGCCACCATCTTCAACTGACCAGATTAAACTCCcaatcccggaccagggcagagGGCATGCCTCAACTCCTTCTTGGAGTAGACACGGGGACAAACACATACCACAAGCTGTTCCCGTCACCCTGCCTCCTTCTTGGGCCCTGCAGGCAACACATCTTCCTTTGGCCCCTGGTTTTGGAAAAGTTCAAGTTCCTGACCCACGTTTAGTTTTTTCCTACCATTTCTATTTCATACATTCTCATACATTTAACTTGTAAAATAGACTGTGATATTATTGTTACATAGTGAATTAAAacatatgaattaaaatattccTATGTCTTTAGCATGGCATTGCTTTCATCTCTCCTTTTTTTGGAATGTGAACCTGGCTCCATGATGGGAAGAAAGACATTTAACAGACCAGACAGTAGGATCACAGCTATATTTTACTCCAGAGATCAACTGATAGATCTTGTGGTTCCTGAGTGCTTCAGTTGCTGCTTTCCAAGAAGGTACAACATACCTGAACAAGACCCATGACCTTGACATTTGTCTTTTAGATGTGATATTTCGTGGTTCTCTTCCACAACATACATGCACCCTCTGCTTGTTTgtactgtttttaactttttcccttcttttataaTGTGCATTTGTTCAAGAAGTTTCCAGAAAGGTTAGAAGTTCTAAGTTGGTAGAGTAAGGACTCTTATTCCTAAATGAGAAActagaattttcaaaatgaagaaaagatctCCCTAAACTCAACTGGAGAACAATGGGAAGGCATCCAGGATGGGGTGGGATGCTGAGAGGCCTTAAAACCAGTGGTCAGAGGAAGCCCATGTGACAGAGAAGTAGTTATATCTGCAGTGCTTCCAAGTCTGACAATAGAGAGAAAACTAAAAAGGGCTCTCTTTCAGGAACTTAGCTCTGAGCTACCAGTAGCCTTCACTGTCCTTTATAAAATACCAACAATTAAAAGTTTTCTGGTTCCTCCTGTACTAAGGTCTGAGGCCAGAGGAGGGAAAATACACCGAGAGATGGGCTCTCCTTGGTGTAGCCCCTGCTCCTAGATTCCTGCTCTCCTTCCATCTGTTACCGCAAAGGGCCTGTTTGCATAtgtgggtggggaggagaagcagTACATTTTTAGTACACTATCGCCATCTTTCAGTGATGACTCCATTCTTCACATTAGATCTGTTATCTTCaaaagctaatttttaaataccaaaggttggataaaaaaacaacaacaaggtaAAAGTGAATCaagcttttcttttgctttccaaaaCTGCCATGTCTTTTCTCAGAGTGGACctgtctccttcccttttcctggaCTATATCTTCTCCCCAGAGTCCCATCAGGGAAGGCTGTCAGGGGCCTGGACACATGCTGATGGAGAAAGGACTTCCCAGGGAAGGCTTCTCCACCCGCTTAGACCTCCTTCACTGCCCTTCTCCACTCACTCACCCAGCCAACAGTCAGGGACACACTTCTTTGCTAGCCgctctgagaaaaacaaaaagaatcgtAGTCCAGTCGTTCTTAGAAGCTTGCCATCTCTCCAGGTACATGTGCTCAGGCAAAATTGCTCATTTTATCATGAAACAAGCAAGACAAAAGAAGCGTGTGCCTCAGGCACAATACTGATCAAGGGGTTGCAAGCGTGGGTGGGATTTGAACTGATGGGAAGGATCGCTGAATGCTATagtgggaggagaagggaagtggTACAGGCCAGGGAAGAAGTCaggcagaaggagagggaggacacGGGAGCTGCAGGGACCAGGGCCCTAGGTAGGTTAAGGTCAGCCCTTGTAGGGTGGGTGCTGGTCCAAATGCCTGAAAATATGGAGGGTTTGTGGATATATTAAAGGCCACAAAATGTTATTGGAAGGAGAAGCATACAGATCAGGCCTGGCACAGTGACAGCCACTGGTTCTCAGACATCTATGGCACCTGCCCacacccagagattctgactcagtatGTGTGGGTCCCAGAAATCTGCCTATGGAAGCACCCCAAGTGATTCTGCTACAGGTGTTCTGTGGACCGTATTTTGAAATACTGGTAGAGGCATTTAGTGAATATTAGAGACATACCTGTGTACACTGGTGGCCATAAGATAAACTGAGATCTCCAAGCATGCTTAAGGAACAGAAAGGGTGGTCCCAGTTCTGCCCTGTGCCAGGGAGGGGAAGCTTTCAGTTGCTCAGGGCAATCAAGAGGAACTTTAGCGTCTTCAGAGGAGAGGACAGAAGAATCCCAGGCAGCATGGCCTTGGAGAAAGACTTGAGAGAACTTAGAGGATCTGTCAAACATAGATTTCCATTTAGAGAGTTTTGGTTAAGGTTTCCTGTGTGATGTGAGTAAACAGTCTCGTCCATCTTCCCATCTGTTCTACTGGCCAGTGTGCTGAGTGACTTCTGTGATGGAGCACATGGGGAAGCACTGAGTCTGGCCCTGGTTGGGCATGAGGGGGTGGAGGAATCACAGTCTACCGAAGAGGATCTAGCCACATTCAGGCCACACTTACAGGCCTGTTATGTATATCAGTAAGATGTCGTGTGAGGCACAGGCCGGCCTTTCCTGAGCTTTGTCCCTAGTTGAGCAATTATAAGTGCCTGCCATAAGAGAAGGACAAGGTGGGCATTTAAAGGAAGAAGAGATTACATGCAGTTCAGAAAAATCAGGAAAGCCCTCTCTTCTCTGGATCCTTCAACTCTCAGCCTACAAAATATGTTCAAGTTGCCctaaaaaaaataagcttttataAAGAAGGCTTTCCTTCAGTCCCGCATGGCCTTCAGCTCCcgctccctccttttctttctctacagATTCAAACCTCTCGGAATTGTCTCCACTCACTCTCTGCACCCCCTACCTCTCATTGACTCCTCAACCCACGGCTTTCTGGCTCTGGCCTGTGGCTTCCTCTCCTTCGAGGCATCAGTGAACTCCACTGAGCCACTGCCCCCATCCGGTCCTTCTTGCTTTATCTCCTGGGACTCTGGGAGCCTCTTTGCTGAGTGTCTGTTCCTTGCCCCTTTGCAGGCTCTTCATTTTCCTCCAGCTGCCTTGTCCCTAAAATGTTTGTTGGtggatttgggattttttttttttagctattatATATTGAGAAAATGCTTGtgcaaattcttcttttttttttttggccgcacctcgcagcatgcaggatcttagttccccaaccagggatcaaagccatgccccctacagtggtagctcggagtcccaaccactggaccaccagggaattcccacttgtGCAAATTCCTTAAGCATTATACATTCACTGCatgcatatttattgaacactttttATGTACCAGACACTTGTTGGACAAGATGAGTGAAGTCCCTACCATTAGATTCTAATGagaggagacagaaagcagataatTTCAGATAGTAGTCAGTGCTCTGAAGAAAACAGGACAGTGCAAGGGCAGCATGTCTGAAATGAGGaggtgaagaaacagaaagaagtcaGCATTCAGCTTTTGACCCCAAAACAGGATTGACGAGTCCCCAGCAAGTCAACAGTCTGGAAAGCCAGGATTTACtcaaaggaaaagattttttaaatccctTAACCTATCATCAGCAAAGTAAGAACCAGATGTGCCACACTTGATACTACAAAGGACTCAGGGTATGACAGGGAAGGCCCTGCCTTGTGGGAGGAGTGACAGCCTCCCCTTCCACCCTGcgaaggatggagaggaggaagcagggcAAAGAGGCCCAGTGCTGATGTCCTCGCTTTCCTCCACCCATCAGGCCTGGGTGGAAAGGCTGGATAGAAACATCTGCCCAGGTGTGGGGGAAAGATGAGAACTTCCTAGAGGTTAGTGGGGAGGGTTGGCTGCCCAGCAATCCAGTAGACGGAGGCCTATTCACTTAGCTTCATAACCATCTCCCCTATAGTGTCCTCCATGCCTACCACCCCGGCCGCAGTTCCTATATCCATCTGGGGCGAGTCTAGCTGATGGCATGGCCTCCCCTTGTGATTTATCCTTCACATCACAACCAGAGAGCCCCAGGATGTGCATCTGCTCACCAATTCCTGGGTATTGTCGAGTTTATTTTTAGAACTTCTTGCTAGTGACCTGGTAATTGTTTTGCAGCATTCAAAATGCACTGTTAAAATGGTCCTCAAAGTGAAAACATTAAATGGCTTAGCAGTTCTTTTTGGTGCTTTTGTTTGGTCTGAAACTGAGCAGCTTCAACTATAGCTTTGAATAAACTGAGGGATGCAATGCAGTGGACTGAGAAGCAGAAATCTGGTAAATATACTTGGTTCCCAAACCATATACACCGAGGCACCCCGGGCACTGCAGCAAGTTCACAGGGCTGCCGTAGGAtcgtttagttttttaaggacatgCAGTGATACGGGACATCTGTCATACACTGCTCAAAATCAACGTGAACAGGAAATGAGGGGAGTGGTGTCCAATCTGATTCCAGGTTTGAGAAGCTGTGCAGTGCCCAACAGGCACACACACTCCATTAGTAAGTCACTGTgatgataaatgaaataaaaatatttttttctctcaatctatgtggcttttctttttccaaaataataCAACAGCTACTAAGTTAGGACATAAATACTTAATAAGTTGTTTGGACCTAACTACTTAAGTAGAATTGTTAGTTATTTGTTTTGACCTAGTTGCACCGTGAAAAAAATTGCTGAGACACAAAGATTACTGTAAACAGAGAGCGTTCGGGGATCTCTGATAAAGCCCTTAGTTTAAAATTATGCCTTTCAGAGGATTAGAAACAcacatgcagggacttccctggtttccCAGTGGTTTTCTGTGCTCCCAACctcgggggcctgggttcaacccctggtcagggaactagatcccgcatgcggcaatgaagatcacacatgctgcaactaagacccagcacatccaaatgaattaaataaataaaaaaatttttttaaaaagaaaagaaaccacacGCACACAAACATCACTGGCAGCAGTAGCATCAAATGCGTATTGACCACCCAGCTCTGAACTCTGAGACAGCCTTTGGTTCCatggaatgctttttttttttttttaatttatttattttggctactcggtgtggcatgcgggatcttagttcccaaccagggattgaacccaggccctctgcatggggagcacagagtcttaaccactggaccaccagggaagtcccccatggaatgtttttatttttttttaattaatttattttattttatttatttttggctgtgtcaggtcttcattgctgcacacaggctttctctagttgcggcgagcagaggctactcttcattgtgatgcacgtgcttctcattgtggtggtttctcttgttgtggagctcgggctctaggcacacaggcttcagttgttgtggtgcatgggcttagttgctccgcggtatgtgggatcttcctggaccggagatcaaacccgtgtccccttcattggcaggcagattcttaaccactgcgccaccagggaagtcccccaccatGGAAGTTCCCCACCATGGAATGCTTTTAAATTGTTGCACTTATTGAAGGAAATgtattcaaagttaaaaaaaaaaaaaaaaggcatttactCAAATTTCTTAGAATGACTTTATAAGTGACTTGGTTTATTCAAATCATCCCCCAAATAACTCCTCTCAATTACAAGAGGATAAGCAAGATTATTGTCACTTGAATGTTTCAAATATATTATAATGATTACTTTTGTGTTGGGCTAAAGTGTGTATTTTGAGCTATACAGTACGCTCTCTGAATGGTGCACAGGACACCCCTGTATAATCACGCCGTACATGATTGGTCTACCTATTTACAGAACTGGAATTTCATTTCACTGTTTTGTGTTATTACAGAAGCTGATAATAGTCATTGGTTTTCTTTCATGGTACATTGTTGGTCATACGTATTGGTTACTTGGGGCCCAACCCTTGGCCAGAGTTGTAATCCACATTATCTCTTCTGGCAGATCGTCTACTGATTATTACTCTTTTAATTGGCTTGTATTCAGCAACGATCTATAATGCATCTGGTAGAATTAGGCTAAGGTTTTTCTTGGAGGGTTCACATTTACTTAAAAGTAGACGTTTTATGATATTGAAATGATTTTATGACCATAGTGATCCTCAAGCATTTCCAGGCTCAAATGATATCATTATGGCACAGAATTCTGGGAGCTCAGTTGTGGATCTGGTGGCATTTTGAAGGAGGCGCACAGTCATTTGCAGAGGAAAACCTTGCCTCTGTCCACAAACAcctcctctgcctcccaggcaGTCAAGTAGCCACTGGGAGTGCCCACTGAAAAATGTCATTGCATAACAAGAGACTACCATTCAgaagtcaagggacttccctggtggctcagtggttaagaatcctcctgccaacgcaggggacatggattcgatccctggtccaggaagatcccacatgccgcagagcaactaagcctgtgcgccacaactactgagtctgcgctctagagcccacgagccacaactgctaaagcccatgtgccataactactgaagcccgctcactctaaggcccgtgctctgcaacaagagaagccactgcatgggcttccgtggtggcgcagtggttgagagtccgcctgccgatgcaggggacacgggttcgtgccctgatccgggaagatcccacaggccgcggagcggctgggcccgtgagccatggccactgaacctgcgcgtccggagcctgtgctccacaacgggcgaggccacaacagtgagaggcccgcgtaccgcaaagaaaaaaaaaaaaaaatggattcagACCACACTGTCTCCAAGGAAAGGAATGAGCTCCTGGGGAGACATGCTCACCACGAGGCTGACTAGTAGAGCAGCTCACCAGGGACAATGTTGACAGAGGGGTCAGAATTGTAGAAACCACTGTCACTTCCTCCTGCGACTGGAACCCACCCTTCCTCAGCCCCTTCAAGGCTAGGTGACTGCCCAGCATCGCTATCCAGCAGGTCATGGCCCCGGGCTCCAGTGGAAACCACAAGAGTCAGACTTGGGACATTGGAGGGAAACTGGCAAAAAGGACCCAGAGAATAACTATGTGAGAAGGGGTAGAAGTTTTCCTAGGATACAGAATGGCATTGAAGCTGAATTTCTATGTCAGAAAAGTACGTACATATTTTGTGAATCTTGATATATAGGGTCAAATGCTTTCTAGAAAGGTTTGTATCAGTGTCCACCCTTTGCTGTCCCTCACCCTACTGATACCAGTCACCTCCTGGGCTGTGTTGACAAAGGGCACTGCCATGAGCACAGGGCCTCCAACCACCTGACCACCTGCAGCCGAGGGAGCCTGCATGAGGCTCATGCAGGCCTCTAGGAGCCAGGCTGTGGAACCGCTTCCCAAGAATCCTTTCCCAAAGTCTGCTTAGTTCAGCAAATACTCCCTGAGCCCTGGTGATGGTCCTTGTGCAAGATCAGCTTTTTCTAGACATGACTgtccttcaatatgttaatagGCTTTCTGTGAAAAAATTCCAGGTCAAAAAAACTTGGGATGAGCTGCATGCTAAACCTTATTCTTGGCAACTCCTTGGTATATTAAAAACCCAGTGAGTTCCATGGAAGGAAGACACTTTTTAACACTGTTTAGCCCAGCACTTTTCCAAACAGGGGATCTCACCTCTCAGGCACAACTTGGGGCAGAGAGACAGTTGGGAGGCACCAGGCTGCATAAAGATGACAGGTCTCACCTCTTATCCAGGAGCCTCCCAGAGCAATTGAGTTAGTTAAATGAGACTGTTTGGCTATGAGGCACAGCTGGGAACACTGGAAGTTCAATGAGTCCCTGGGAGATCAGAGGACCAGAGAGTACTGGGGTTAGAGATGAGGGAAGGGGGCGCTCCAGGCTGGTGATGCAAGAGGGGCAGCTCAGATGACCCTgggccctcccttcccccctggcTGGGAATGAGTGGAGCAGTACTCTGCAGTCCTGCTGAGAGATGGACAGCTAGCATCATAGGCTCTTCTGAGGCTGATTCACCTCCCTCTGTTCCCTCTCAACCTGGAAACCACACCAGAGAAGCGATCCCCCACACATATGTGCTCCTCCCTCTTCAAGCTGTCTTTGTTCATGGAGGCCTGTTTGGCCTTGGAGACTGGAACCTGGAGCCCTGTATTCTCCTGTTTCCTAGTATGACTCAGAGACCACAGAAAACCCACCCTGAACCAGCCCAAGCTGGGAAGAAATTTACTGACTTGTATAATTAAAAAGTCCAGAGATTGTTCTAGCTTCAGGCATTGCTGGACTCGGGCTCAAGCAATGTCATCAGGACTTAgggttcctcttcctcttggctCAATTCTGCTCCTATGTGTGTGGGCTGCAGCCTCAGCTTCTCACTCAGCTGCCTCAGTTCAAGGCTCAGGCCCAAGTTTTTTCCCTTCCCAGCAACTCAATCAAAGATCTCAGGGCTCACTCTGATTGGATCAGCTTGGGTCGTGTGCCAGCTCTGAGCCAATCAGCAGGCATTGGGGGGTGGGAAGGCTTCAGGTACTGTTTGGCCAGGACTGAGTCACATCCTGCCTGTGGGGCATGATTATGATTGGGGGAGAGGCAATTCTCCAGGAGGCAAACTGGACAGTTTCAGGAAATTATTGCCAAGAGAAGGGTGAAGGCTGCTGGTGGCAAAAACAACAGATGTCCCGAGTACCTTCTGGAATTCTCACCAGCATCTGCTTCCTGCAAGGGATCTGCTCCCTGCCGAGAGCCTCACAGCTGGGCCCCAGCATGGGTGCCTGTGAAATGAGCTTGTCTCAAATGACCACCTGGC
Encoded proteins:
- the PDE6D gene encoding retinal rod rhodopsin-sensitive cGMP 3',5'-cyclic phosphodiesterase subunit delta; protein product: MSTKDERAREILRGFKLNWMNLRDAETGKILWQGTEDLSVPGVEHEARVPKKILKCKAVSRELNFSSAEQMEKFRLEQKVYFKGQCLEEWFFEFGFVIPNSTNTWQSLIEAAPESQMMPASVLTGNVIIETKFFDDDLLVSTSRVRLFYV